A DNA window from Bacteroides cellulosilyticus contains the following coding sequences:
- a CDS encoding calmodulin produces the protein MSIVKVKPFDELSKYVQEANTPGNLLQETPDYDAIRQEEYENAMDNMVDDNGNDDDKD, from the coding sequence ATGTCAATAGTGAAAGTTAAACCATTTGATGAATTAAGTAAGTATGTTCAGGAAGCCAATACTCCCGGTAACTTATTGCAGGAAACACCTGACTATGATGCAATAAGACAGGAAGAGTATGAAAATGCTATGGACAACATGGTGGATGACAATGGTAACGACGATGACAAAGATTAA